A single region of the Triticum dicoccoides isolate Atlit2015 ecotype Zavitan chromosome 2B, WEW_v2.0, whole genome shotgun sequence genome encodes:
- the LOC119362027 gene encoding THO complex subunit 4D-like produces MSFYARRGGDRGSERFQGGGGRGGYAMRGRSGLPPRGPLGINARPSARIIAKSFSRTKDMTWRPDLFSDSMAASGIETGTKLYISNLDYRVSNEDIKELFSEVGHLKRFAVHFDGYGRQNGTAEVVFTRRSDAIAALKRYNNVLLDGKSMKIEVIGSDLGLSMTPRINVVGASNGRATRTVVMTPETGRRGGGSSTRPLSNPTTRLNRGAFQAGRGGFQAGRGGGRGYAPSQAQFQGRGRGRGQFRGQGRGRGRKGPEKSADDLDKDLESYHAEAMKTD; encoded by the exons ATGTCATTTTATGCAAGAAGAGGTGGAGATAGGGGTAGTGAGCGTTTtcaaggaggaggagggcgaggtggATATGCCATGCGTGGGAGATCAGGGCTTCCTCCTCGAGGACCACTTGGGATTAACGCTCGACCATCTGCACGCATTATTGCTAAG TCTTTTAGCAGAACCAAAGACATGACCTGGAGACCAGATCTATTTAGTGATAGTATGGCGGCTAGTGGAATTGAAACTGGTACAAAATTGTACATTTCAAACTTGGACTATCGTGTTTCCAATGAGGATATAAAG GAGCTGTTTTCAGAAGTTGGTCATTTGAAACGCTTTGCTGTTCACTTTGATGGTTATGGTCGCCAAAAT gGCACAGCAGAAGTGGTGTTTACAAGGAGGAGTGATGCAATTGCTGCATTGAAACGTTATAATAATGTTCTGCTTGATGGAAAATCTATGAAGATTGAGGTTATTGGAAGTGACCTGGGTTTGTCTATGACACCTCGTATAAATGTTGTCGGGGCATCCAATGGTAGAGCTACAAGAACGGTTGTTATGAC GCCTGAAACGGGTCGGCGTGGTGGTGGTTCCAGCACTAGGCCTTTGAG TAATCCCACCACCAGATTGAATCGTGGTGCTTTCCAAGCTGGACGTGGTGGTTTCCAAGCTGGACGAGGCGGAGGCAGGGGCTATGCTCCATCACAGGCCCAGTTCCAGGGCCGAGGCAGGGGCCGCGGTCAGTTCCGGGGCCAGGGCCGTGGTCGGGGCAGGAAGGGGCCAGAGAAAAGCGCAGATGACCTGGACAAAGACCTGGAATCCTATCATGCGGAGGCAATGAAGACCGACTGA
- the LOC119362028 gene encoding uncharacterized protein LOC119362028, with the protein MWPVSPLENITKNVACFFLSFERTWPVFGGARPFSPPHHHRQLLQRCVRAGDEMEMGMEMGTERLEALAKEYPGYNTELLAHHLDNENLTVKYIPEDIKVLFETPSGFVVFAIDCTWCHHVHTENVLR; encoded by the exons ATGTGGCCTGTTTCCCCCCTAGAAAACATAACAAAAAACGTGGcatgtttctttctttcttttgagaGAACGTGGCCTGTTTTTGGTGGAGCGCGCCCATTCTCGCCCCCACACCACCACCGGCAACTTCTCCAGAG GTGCGTGCGCGCAGGAGATGAGATGGAGATGGGGATGGAGATGGGGACAGAGCGGCTGGAAGCCCTAGCAAAGGAGTATCCGGGGTACAACACGGAGCTACTGGCGCACCACCTCGACAACGAGAACCTCACTGTCAAGTACATCCCGGAGGACATCAAGGTGCTCTTCGAGACGCCCTCCGGCTTCGTCGTCTTCGCCATAGACTGCACTTGGTGTCATCACGTGCACACGGAAAATGTACTGCGTTAA